GATGAATTTTAGAAAAATAACTGTGACTCGCAGGTTAAAAGACCAAAAGGGCCAATTATATGATGAAAGTCGTTATCCATCCGTTTTGCATGATGCCAAAAGCAAAGCATCCATCAACTTTGATAAACACAAGCCCGTAGATCTATACGGTGGATTTAGTTCAGCTAAACCGGCCTATGCTGCATTAATTAAATTTAAAAATAAGTTTCGATTGGTCAATGTGCTGCGGCAATGGACTTATTCTGATAAGAATTCTGAAGATTACATTTTGGAACAGATTCGTGGAAAATATCCTAAGGCTGAGATGGTCTTGTCACATATACCATATGGCCAGTTGGTAAAAAAAGATGGTGCTTTAGTTACTATCTCATCAGCGACTGAATTGCATAATTTCGAACAGCTATGGCTGCCTTTGGCTGACTATAAATTAATTAACACTCTCTTGAAAACAAAAGAGGATAATCTCGTTGATATTTTGCATAACCGCTTAGACTTGCCTGAAATGACTATTGAATCAGCTTTTTACAAAGCTTTTGATTCGATCTTATCTTTTGCTTTCAATAGGTATGCTTTGCATCAAAATGCATTGGTAAAGTTACAAGCACATCGTGATGACTTTAATGCTTTAAATTATGAAGATAAACAGCAGACTCTGGAGAGGATTTTGGATGCCCTGCATGCGAGCCCGGCTTCTTCGGACTTGAAGAAAATCAATTTATCGAGTGGATTCGGGAGATTATTTTCTCCCTCGCATTTCACATTGGCAGATACTGATGAATTCATATTCCAGTCTGTCACTGGTTTATTTTCTACTCAAAAAACTGTTGCACAGTTGTATCAAGAGACAAAATAAAAGTCCGCAAGTGAATGCGGACTTTTTATGTATTGTGGGCATAAGCCCTTCTGCACATAAAATGTGAAGAAAATTAAGCTTGAAATTAATCTTGCTTTACTTCAATGCTGTGTGTCAGATCAATGAGGTAGAACCCAATGATGTTTGGGATGATCAATCCCAAACATCATTAGAACATAATTCGGGAGTGCTTGCAAGATGGCATGGCGAAATATTTTAATTAATCAACATTGTAAAATCTCTTACAAAATGAATATGTGCGTCGTTCAGACTGAAACAGATGTTCATCAGATTCCGGTGGAAGATATTCGACTACTGGTTATTGCAACCACAAGAGCCGTGATTACCACTTATGCAGTCATGGAACTGCTTAAAAGACAAGTCGGTATTTTGTTTACTGACGACAAGGCTTTTCCGATTGGTGAGATCAATAATTATTTAGGTGGTGGCAATCGAAATAAAAATATCCAGCAGCAGGTTGATTGGCCCATTGAAAGAAAACAAAATTTATGGGCCGAGATAGTTAAATCCAAAATATTGAATCAATCGAAATGTCTAGATTTTTTTTCTGAAAATGATCGATCACTAGAGCAGCTAATCATACAGGTTAATCAGAACGATAATTCGAATAGAGAAGCTGTCGCTGCACGCATGTATTTTACGAGACTTTTTGGCCCGAGTTTCGTCAGGCACAATGATGATGAACCTATTAATGCGTTGCTAAATTATGGTTATTCGATTCTGTTATCGACCGTTGCTCGAGAAATTTCATCAAATGGTTTTCTGACAGAACTTGGCATTCATCATAATAGCCAAGAAAATGTTTTTAACCTCGCCTGTGATCTGATGGAACCCTTTCGTCCGATTATTGATCGTGCTGTTGCACAAATGACAGATTTTGATTTATCACTGCAGCATAAGATAGAGCTAATTGAATTATTTGATGATGAAGTGGGTTATTTGCAACACCAAGCGACTGTTAACAGTGCCATTACGGAGTATGTAAGAAACGCACTCGACTATTTATGTGGCAAGCGACCGGAAGTTGCGGTTAGTGTGGCGATATGAGGTATCGAATTATGCGCTTAATGATTTTTTTTGATCTACCGACTTTAACAGCCTCAGATAGACGAAATTACAGACAGTTTCGAAAGATGTTGATTAATGAGGGATTTTTGATGATTCAAGAAAGCGTATATGTGAGAGTCGCTATGAATCGAAAATCTGCGGACTTTTTAGTTAAGCGCGTCGCACAGCTTTGCCCGAAAAGTGGCATTGTTCAGTCGCTCATGATCACGGAAAACCAATATGCCTCCATCGAATTTTTGGCCGGTAATCCTATTGAAGATGTTCGAAATAGTGATGCAAAGGTAGTGGTGATATGAATTATCAAATTACGAGATACCCATTTGATCCTGTTGCTCTTGATACGGGACTGAATATACTCTCGGTTGAGGATACACAATTATTTTTTGATTTTTGTCAAGATTTTCAGTCAGAAGAAGGAAAGACAATCATTACGAGTGGTGGGAAACAGCTCGTGATGCAAAAAAATATGACGTTTTTTGGGGATGTGACACGAGTTTTTGATTTTAATCAGCTTTATTTAAAAGCAGCAATCAAAACTTTATCAAAAAATTTTGACGAAATGGATTTGCAACAGCTTGACGATCTTAACGGTCAAATTAATCGGTTATTTACAAAGGTCATTTTTTCTAGCAATTTACCAATAGATTTAAACTTAGAATTTGATTTAATGGAGACAATCAAATCTAGGAAAATCGTGATAGATATGCCCATTCTCAACACGCCCTACGATAAAATTCGAAGTACAATAGATCTAGCAGCTGAGTTGTCAGATCCTCATTTGCTTGTTTTTACGAATGCTTTTCAATACTTGACTATGGGCCAAACCAATCAATTGGCTGAATATTCAAGATCAATGGAAAGAAATGTCTTATTTTTAGAAAGGTTTGATTCCAAAATTGATCTCACTGAAGCAGCTAATTCCTATTTCTTCGATAAAGACTTTGTCCAATTCTAGAAAGTACGAACATGCGGTCTGCTTCAGATGTGTGTCAGATCAATGAGGTAGAACCCTGCACCATGTGCCATATCATCGGCATTGCCGCTTCAGATGTGTGTCAGATCAATGAGGTAGAACCCATAATCACCCAGCTAGGATTTGTACATGGCGCTTCAGATGTGTGTCAGATCAATGAGGTAGAACCCAAGAATTCTGTCAAATGCTAAAGACAGATAGCTTCAGATGTGTGTCAGATCAATGAGGTAGAACCCCACCACTTTTTACAAGCTCTGTTCTAATGGGCTTCAGATGTGTGTCAGATCAATGAGGTAGAACCCGCTATATCGGCCAAACACAAGACCAACAAGGCTTCAGATGTGTGTCAGATCAATGAGGTAGAACCCTTGCTTCTGTCGGGAATGCCGTGACTCAAGGCTTCAGATGTGTGTCAGATCAATGAGGTAGAACCCAAAGTTTGGTCATTTTTTTACCTCAATCATGCTTCAGATGTGTGTCAGATCAATGAGGTAGAACCCTTCAAACAAAGCAATTGGTCGAAACATTGGGCTTCAGATGTGTGTCAGATCAATGAGGTAGAACCCTGATACGATTGACTTTCAATATCACCAAACGCTTCAGATGTGTGTCAGATCAATGAGGTAGAACCCTAATTGATACAAACGGCGAAGTGTTAAGCAGCTTCAGATGTGTGTCAGATCAATGAGGTAGAACCCACTGTGATTTGCCTGTACGTGTGAAAAACGGCTTCAGATGTGTGTCAGATCAATGAGGTAGAACCCTGGAACGGTGCTGAGAACCAATGGTTATGCGCTTCAGATGTGTGTCAGATCAATGAGGTAGAACCCGTGATATTTGGATTAGGTGAAACAGAAACGGCTTCAGATGTGTGTCAGATCAATGAGGTAGAACCCACAACCTCAACTATTTGAGTGTTGGCAAGCGCTTCAGATGTGTGTCAGATCAATGAGGTAGAACCCGCAACGAATAGGCCGTACCGACCTATTCGTGCTTCAGATGTGTGTCAGATCAATGAGGTAGAACCCAAACGGATATTATCAATTTGAGGTAATCGCGCTTCAGATGTGTGTCAGATCAATGAGGTAGAACCCTTCAGTGGCTCATAACCCATTGGCATTTGTGCTTCAGATGTGTGTCAGATCAATGAGGTAGAACCCATGATTTGAAAACAATCTTGCAGATAAAAGGCTTCAGATGTGTGTCAGATCAATGAGGTAGAACCCAACGCATTTGCTGGAATTCGGACACGCCACGCTTCAGATGTGTGTCAGATCAATGAGGTAGAACCCAGTACAATACGGATGAAATCAGCATGTCGAGCTTCAGATGTGTGTCAGATCAATGAGGTAGAACCCATTCATGGGCTTAGGCACACACATGCGAGTGCTTCAGATGTGTGTCAGATCAATGAGGTAGAACCCACAATCGTGTGCTTATCGCCACGCCATGGCGCTTCAGATGTGTGTCAGATCAATGAGGTAGAACCCGGT
The Oenococcus kitaharae DSM 17330 DNA segment above includes these coding regions:
- the csn2 gene encoding type II-A CRISPR-associated protein Csn2; this encodes MNYQITRYPFDPVALDTGLNILSVEDTQLFFDFCQDFQSEEGKTIITSGGKQLVMQKNMTFFGDVTRVFDFNQLYLKAAIKTLSKNFDEMDLQQLDDLNGQINRLFTKVIFSSNLPIDLNLEFDLMETIKSRKIVIDMPILNTPYDKIRSTIDLAAELSDPHLLVFTNAFQYLTMGQTNQLAEYSRSMERNVLFLERFDSKIDLTEAANSYFFDKDFVQF
- the cas2 gene encoding CRISPR-associated endonuclease Cas2 — its product is MRLMIFFDLPTLTASDRRNYRQFRKMLINEGFLMIQESVYVRVAMNRKSADFLVKRVAQLCPKSGIVQSLMITENQYASIEFLAGNPIEDVRNSDAKVVVI
- the cas1 gene encoding type II CRISPR-associated endonuclease Cas1, which codes for MAWRNILINQHCKISYKMNMCVVQTETDVHQIPVEDIRLLVIATTRAVITTYAVMELLKRQVGILFTDDKAFPIGEINNYLGGGNRNKNIQQQVDWPIERKQNLWAEIVKSKILNQSKCLDFFSENDRSLEQLIIQVNQNDNSNREAVAARMYFTRLFGPSFVRHNDDEPINALLNYGYSILLSTVAREISSNGFLTELGIHHNSQENVFNLACDLMEPFRPIIDRAVAQMTDFDLSLQHKIELIELFDDEVGYLQHQATVNSAITEYVRNALDYLCGKRPEVAVSVAI